TTCTTTTTAACAATAATAATATAATCATAACCTTGAATATTTAAAGTCGGGTCAATAGTAATCATACTACGAATTTGCCGTCTAACTTTATTTCTAAGAACAGCATTCCCCAACTTTTTTCCAACTGAGATTCCAAAACGGGGATAATTTAAATTATTTTTTCGAAAATAAATATAATAAGGATCAGTTTTAATAAAAACACGTAGCCCAATAATTTCCTGAAACTCATGGTTTTTTT
The Spiroplasma chrysopicola DF-1 genome window above contains:
- the rnpA gene encoding ribonuclease P protein component; translation: MKKKYIVKKNHEFQEIIGLRVFIKTDPYYIYFRKNNLNYPRFGISVGKKLGNAVLRNKVRRQIRSMITIDPTLNIQGYDYIIIVKKNYFKNSYFINKEVLLKNLKK